From the genome of Triticum aestivum cultivar Chinese Spring chromosome 3B, IWGSC CS RefSeq v2.1, whole genome shotgun sequence, one region includes:
- the LOC123066851 gene encoding polygalacturonase has product MSRHRLLLLLVALTALVALTTATEYNVVDYGARPDSGADSAGAFLAAWSAACNDTGRSGSRPVLRVPAGRFLLNQAYFKGPCRSAGVDVVIDNNSTIFAPPTVDNRAWIMFHHADGLAIRGGTLDGQGQEYWACKKAGRCTAGQGPRTLDISQSKGVSVKQLTLLDSKEFHMTIFDCSGVTVQGVRIIAPADSRNTDGIHASHSRHVRILNTTIGTGDDCISLGPGTSDMLIRDIKCGPGHGISNGSLGWQDGEEGVRNVTVDRVVLKGMTNGLRIKTWAMPNSGSVTNVSFSRVTMNRVANPILVDQNYCPRKGDCPGNSLGVQISDLSYTDIKGSSATPVAVKFNCSGTNPCSGIKLRNIRPRYRHQRPAQAKCQNAGGFASGEVTPPSCF; this is encoded by the exons ATGAGCAGACATAGGCTATTGCTATTGTTGGTGGCGTTGACGGCACTGGTGGCGTTGACGACGGCGACGGAGTACAACGTGGTGGACTACGGCGCGAGGCCCGACAGCGGGGCGGACTCGGCAGGGGCGTTCCTGGCCGCATGGAGTGCGGCATGCAATGACACGGGACGCTCCGGCTCCCGGCCGGTGCTGCGGGTGCCGGCGGGCAGGTTCCTGCTCAACCAGGCCTACTTCAAGGGGCCCTGTCGGAGCGCTGGCGTGGACGTGGTCATTGATAACAACAGCACCATCTTCGCACCGCCGACAGTGGACAACAGGGCGTGGATCATGTTTCACCATGCCGATGGCCTGGCGATTCGTGGTGGGACGCTGGACGGGCAGGGGCAGGAGTATTGGGCGTGCAAGAAGGCCGGCAGGTGCACCGCCGGGCAGGGCCCCAGG ACGCTTGACATTAGCCAATCCAAAGGCGTGAGCGTGAAGCAGCTGACACTGCTTGACAGCAAGGAATTCCACATGACCATCTTCGACTGCAGCGGCGTGACGGTCCAAGGCGTCCGGATCATCGCGCCGGCCGACAGCCGCAACACCGACGGCATCCACGCCAGCCACTCCCGCCACGTGAGGATCCTCAACACCACCATCGGCACCGGCGACGACTGCATCTCCTTGGGGCCCGGCACCTCCGACATGCTCATCAGGGACATCAAGTGCGGTCCGGGCCACGGCATCAG caacggGAGCCTGGGATGGCAGGACGGTGAGGAGGGGGTGAGAAACGTGACAGTGGACAGGGTGGTGCTGAAGGGCATGACCAACGGCCTGCGGATCAAGACGTGGGCGATGCCCAACTCCGGCTCCGTCACAAACGTCTCCTTCTCACGGGTCACAATGAACCGCGTGGCCAACCCCATCCTCGTCGACCAGAACTACTGCCCCCGCAAGGGCGACTGCCCGGGCAAT AGCTTGGGGGTGCAGATCAGCGACCTGTCGTACACGGACATCAAGGGCTCGTCGGCGACGCCCGTGGCGGTGAAGTTCAACTGCAGCGGCACCAACCCCTGCAGCGGGATCAAGCTCAGAAACATCAGGCCGAGGTACCGGCACCAGCGGCCGGCGCAGGCCAAGTGCCAAAACGCCGGCGGGTTCGCGTCCGGAGAGGTCACACCGCCGAGCTGCTTCTGA
- the LOC123068022 gene encoding polygalacturonase-like, translating into MTDVGPTYLCLQTLDISQSKGVSVKQLTLLDSKEFHMTIFDCSGVTVQGVRIIAPADSPNTDGIHASHSRHVRILNTTIGTGDDCISLGPGTSDMLMRDIKCGPGHGISIGSLGWQDGEEGVRNVTVDRAVLKGTTNGLRIKTWAMPNSGSVTNVSFSRVTMNRVANPILVDQNYCPRNVDCPGNSSGVQISDLSYTDIKGLSATPVAVKFNCSGTNPCSGIKLRNIRLRYRHQRPAQAKCQNAGGFASGEVTPPSCF; encoded by the exons ATGACGGACGTCGGCCCTACATACTTATGTTTGCAGACACTCGACATTAGCCAATCCAAGGGCGTGAGCGTGAAGCAACTGACACTGCTTGACAGCAAGGAATTCCACATGACCATCTTCGACTGCAGCGGCGTGACGGTCCAAGGCGTTCGGATCATCGCGCCGGCCGACAGCCCCAACACCGACGGCATCCACGCCAGCCACTCCCGCCACGTGAGGATCCTCAACACCACCATCGGCACCGGCGACGACTGCATCTCCTTGGGGCCCGGCACCTCCGACATGCTCATGAGGGACATCAAGTGCGGCCCGGGCCACGGCATCAG catcgGGAGCCTGGGATGGCAGGACGGTGAGGAGGGGGTGAGGAACGTGACCGTGGACAGGGCGGTGCTGAAGGGCACGACCAACGGCCTGCGGATCAAGACGTGGGCGATGCCCAACTCCGGCTCCGTCACGAACGTCTCCTTCTCGCGGGTCACCATGAACCGCGTGGCCAACCCCATCCTCGTCGACCAGAACTACTGCCCCCGCAACGTCGACTGCCCGGGCAAT AGCTCGGGGGTGCAGATCAGCGACCTGTCGTACACTGACATCAAGGGCTTGTCGGCGACGCCCGTGGCGGTGAAGTTCAACTGCAGCGGTACCAATCCCTGCAGCGGGATCAAGCTCAGGAACATCAGGCTGAGGTACCGGCACCAGCGGCCGGCGCAGGCCAAGTGCCAAAACGCCGGCGGGTTCGCGTCCGGAGAGGTCACACCGCCGAGCTGCTTCTGA